CGCGATACGCCTACAACCCGCTCCAGGTGGGCAACAAATGGTTCTATAGCGGATGGTATGAGGATTACGACGGCGATCATCCTATCAACCATTTCTGCGGCAGGGAAGTATCTGCCGACAGCCTGATCAATGATGTCACGCATTATTGGGTGGAATCCGGCTACACCTTTGAGTGGTTCTGGGAATACAACCAGGGCGACAGCCTGATCGTTTGGGATAACGGGCCCTATAGTCAACCCTGTAACGATGAACTATTCTGGGTTTTCACCCCGGGGGCGACCTTCATCCCCTACTGGTCCGGAGGTTGGGAAATGACCTGCGAACCCTACGGGCTGATCGAGGTCTTCGGGCAAACCGTGATGTCCGTGATCTTCAATCCGGTAGTGAGCAATCCGGTGCTCTGGGCAGAGGTGTTCGGGCCGGTCGCCACCATGTTTGATTTTGGCGAGCTCTATCTGGACGGCTGCGTCATCGACGGCGTTTCCTATGGTTACACGGATATCCAGGACGAAAGCTTGCCTCCCGCCCCGGGCATCGAACTCAGTTGTTACCCCAATCCCTTCAGCCGGGAGCTGAATATCAGCCTGAAACTCCCTGAGAACAGGCCTCAAGGGGCCGTGCTCAGTTGCTACAACCTCAAAGGCCAGATCATCCGCTCCTGGCCGGCCAACGCTTCGCACAACCTTGTTTGGGATGGCAGTGACGCCATTTTCCGCCAGCTCAGCCCCGGCCTCTATTTCCTCAAAGCCACATCCGGCCGACAAACCACGGTCAAAAAGTGCTTAAAGCTCCGCTGACCGCTTCTTCGGAGTGGGCTTGATTGACAAAAGCAAATAGCTATTTAGGATAACATTAGGTAACAATTATGCAGATACGATTGGACAGGCGGATGGAGCTCATCTTCGCAATCCTGCAACTATCAAAATATCAAAATTTCGGTTTGTATGTGAGCGCGGACGACCCGCAGGCCCAACAGGTAAGGGATAGACTGGGCGAATTTGCACAGCTTCCCGCTGTTGCCAAGCTACCGGCCGTTTGGGAAGCAGAAATGGACTGGGGTGTTTTCCCATATTGCGCGTTGTTTTTAGCCAAGGATTATTCGCTGCTACCAACTGTCGAGACCACGTACCTGGCGCAGTTCGTCAAACCCTCAGCCTCATTTGACGATTTTGCCCTATGGCTACGTGACTTTGCAGGGCAAAGCAACTTTGATCGGTACTTTGCCCAACTGGAGCTACAATACGCCCCATATCTGCATAAACTGAACCTTCTGATGGACAACAGACCCACGCAGGCAATTCTCGAAGACTATCTGGGCGTCAGCTTTCCCGCAACGGAGGTCATCTTGTCCACCTTGATAAACACTTTTATGTCCATCACCCATCCCGGGCAGGGAGCGGAAGTCTTGTATTGCCTATGCAGCAGAAGCAGACTGGATGTTGCGGAACAAAACGGCGGGCTGGAACGCGTCCTGCTTTCCGCAGTCTGGCATGAGTTTTCTCACCACGTCATCAATCCGCTCACTTTCGGGCTGTTTGATGATCCGGATACTATCAGCCAGAATCAGGTTGATTGGTGTTGTGAACTTAACGAAAGCATCATCTGGGCCATCAACACCAGACTGCTGGTGCAGGAAAAGATCATTCGCGAAAAAAACATCTCGTGGATGCTGGATAACGGCGTGAGAAACAAAGCGCCGCATACCCCAATCATG
The sequence above is drawn from the Candidatus Syntrophosphaera sp. genome and encodes:
- a CDS encoding T9SS type A sorting domain-containing protein; its protein translation is MRVMIVLAMLGATTLGAANFSGHFPFASSEQVARSRQDRAENPSRYAYNPLQVGNKWFYSGWYEDYDGDHPINHFCGREVSADSLINDVTHYWVESGYTFEWFWEYNQGDSLIVWDNGPYSQPCNDELFWVFTPGATFIPYWSGGWEMTCEPYGLIEVFGQTVMSVIFNPVVSNPVLWAEVFGPVATMFDFGELYLDGCVIDGVSYGYTDIQDESLPPAPGIELSCYPNPFSRELNISLKLPENRPQGAVLSCYNLKGQIIRSWPANASHNLVWDGSDAIFRQLSPGLYFLKATSGRQTTVKKCLKLR
- a CDS encoding DUF4932 domain-containing protein, giving the protein MELIFAILQLSKYQNFGLYVSADDPQAQQVRDRLGEFAQLPAVAKLPAVWEAEMDWGVFPYCALFLAKDYSLLPTVETTYLAQFVKPSASFDDFALWLRDFAGQSNFDRYFAQLELQYAPYLHKLNLLMDNRPTQAILEDYLGVSFPATEVILSTLINTFMSITHPGQGAEVLYCLCSRSRLDVAEQNGGLERVLLSAVWHEFSHHVINPLTFGLFDDPDTISQNQVDWCCELNESIIWAINTRLLVQEKIIREKNISWMLDNGVRNKAPHTPIMHDLLCDYETKRNIYPRIEDYYPLLLQAFPQCPQE